The Candidatus Methylomirabilis tolerans genomic interval TCCTGGAAAAGTGGCAGTACGTTCTGGACAAGCTCGCAGAGGACCCGATGACGCTCAACCGCGAGCTCGACTGGGTCATCAAGCACGGGCTCATCACCTCGTACATCGCCCGCAAGGGCTGCTCCTTCGACGACCAGCGCGTCTTCATGCTGGACCTGCAGTATCACGATCTTCGTCGGGATAAGGGGCTCTACTTTACCCTGGAACGCCAGGGATTTGTTGAGCGGATCGTCACCGATGAGGAGATCCTTATGGCCATGAAGACTCCTCCCCCCGATACCAGGGCCTACTTCCGCGGGATGTGTCTCCAGAAGTATCCCGATGAGGTCTATGGGGCGAGTTGGGGCTCGGTCGTCTTTGATACCGGCG includes:
- a CDS encoding proteasome accessory factor PafA2 family protein, with the protein product KRGKEFSAVEIQREYLDLALEYYQGRERSPQVADLLEKWQYVLDKLAEDPMTLNRELDWVIKHGLITSYIARKGCSFDDQRVFMLDLQYHDLRRDKGLYFTLERQGFVERIVTDEEILMAMKTPPPDTRAYFRGMCLQKYPDEVYGASWGSVVFDTGEATVKRVPMADPSRGTQKLTAEVLDRSDTAAELLENIAV